The Arachis hypogaea cultivar Tifrunner chromosome 14, arahy.Tifrunner.gnm2.J5K5, whole genome shotgun sequence genome has a segment encoding these proteins:
- the LOC112744227 gene encoding uncharacterized protein, with the protein MSSCWCIKPFNLHPTIPSSSSSHSHLRGTLFLQPSPPLALTQNNNKKLLFQFHPKQHKRASTIVRCSSGLTPQLKSTLDKVVTSNKVVLFMKGTKDFPQCGFSNTVVQILKSLNVPFETINILENELLRQGLKEYSSWPTFPQLYIDGEFFGGCDITVEAYQKGELQELVEKAMLS; encoded by the exons ATGTCTTCTTGTTGGTGCATTAAACCTTTCAATTTGCACCCAACaattccatcatcatcatcatcgcacTCCCACCTTCGAGGAACACTGTTTCTGCAACCTTCTCCTCCTCTTGCTTTGACTCAAAACAACAACAAGAAGCTCCTCTTTCAGTTCCACCCTAAACAACACAAACGCGCTTCCACAATTGTTCGGTGCTCCTCTG GATTGACTCCTCAATTGAAGTCTACATTGGATAAAGTTGTTACTTCAAATAAGGTAGTTCTGTTTATGAAGGGAACTAAGGATTTTCCGCAGTGCGGATTCTCGAACACAGTGGTGCAGATATTGAAGTCTCTGAACGTGCCTTTTGAGACTATAAACATACTGGAAAATGAGTTGCTGCGCCAAGGACTGAAGGAGTATTCGAGTTGGCCAACCTTTCCTCAACTCTACATAGATGGAGAGTTTTTTGGTGGCTGTGATATCACTGTTG AAGCATATCAAAAAGGGGAATTGCAGGAGCTGGTGGAGAAGGCAATGCTATCATGA
- the LOC112744226 gene encoding flavin mononucleotide hydrolase 1, chloroplatic yields MGVRVGAPSSSSSYSFFHTLSLFQFQATPSTPKHFNFKFRFKPSSSFSSFSITNMSLPVPNYRKGKLPILLFDIMDTLVRDPYYEDVPAFFRMSFKELLDSKNPTTWIEFEKGLIDEMELARKFFKDGRDVDLEGLKTCMTSGYSYIEGIEHLLLSLKQNNYEMHAFTNYPIWYQLIEDKLELSKYLSWTFCSCTYGKRKPDTEFFMEALEHLKVDPANCIFVDDRKKNVEAAIEVGIKGVHFKSVDLLCEELSLMGIEITADADHQ; encoded by the exons ATGGGAGTGAGAGTGGgagcaccttcttcttcttcttcctactCATTCTTCCACACTCTCTCTCTTTTCCAATTCCAAGCAACACCATCGACCCCAAAGCACTTCAATTTCAAATTCAGATTCAAaccttcttcttcgttttcttcattCTCAATCACAAACATGTCGTTGCCGGTTCCCAACTACAGGAAGGGGAAGCTTCCTATTCTGCTCTTCGACATCATGGACACACTTGTTCGAGACCCGTACTACGAGGATGTCCCTGCCTTCTTCCGAATGTCCTTCAAGGAACTCTTGGATTCCAAGAACCCAACAACATGGATTGAATTTGAAAAGGGACTCATTGATGAG ATGGAGCTAGCGAGAAAATTTTTTAAGGACGGAAGGGATGTTGATTTAGAAG GCCTTAAAACTTGCATGACAAGTGGATACTCATACATTGAAGGAATTGAACATTTGCTTCTTTCCTTAAAGCAAAACAACTATGAGATGCATGCTTTTACAAACTACCCCATATG GTACCAGTTGATTGAAGACAAGTTAGAACTATCAAAATATTTATCTTGGACATTTTGTTCGTGTACATATG GAAAGAGGAAGCCTGATACCGAGTTCTTTATGGAAGCTTTGGAACATCTTAAAGTTGATCCAGCAAATTGTATATTTGTAGATGACAG GAAAAAGAATGTGGAGGCAGCAATAGAAGTTGGAATCAAAGGTGTACATTTCAAGAGTGTTGATTTGCTTTGTGAAGAACTGTCTTTGATGGGGATTGAAATTACAGCTGATGCAGATCATCAATAg